The Hordeum vulgare subsp. vulgare chromosome 7H, MorexV3_pseudomolecules_assembly, whole genome shotgun sequence DNA window CACTTGCACTCCGCTCAAACCTGAAAAAGAGGGGCATTCCGGTGGAGGACACAACATGCATCTTCTGTGGCAAGGCGGAGGAGGATGGGGGCCATCTGTTCATCAAATGCAAACATGTCAAGGGGGTCTGGAGGGCGTTGGAGATGTAGCAGGAACGAGGGATGCTGCAGGAAATCACCTCGGTGCATCAAGCCCTAGACTATATATGGGGACTGAGCTAGATCAAGCGCGTGCACATCCTTATGTTCTGGTGGCTATGGTGGTCCAATCGAAACAAGCTGAGGGAAGGGGAGTTGCCGGAGAAAGCCGAGGAGGTGGCGCGAAGAACTCGGGCCAATTTTATGGAGTATATGCAGATCTTCAGCGTACCAGGCAAAGGCAAGTGCCCTACCAAATGGAAACCACCTCCGAGTTGTATGATCAAGATCAATGCGGATGGATCCTTTATTCCAGGGCAGGCGGACTCGAGCTGGGGTGTTGTCGCTAGAGATAGCAACGAAGTTTTAGCTGCTCGGGCGGGTCGCCAGGCACAGGCAGAGGATGCTTTCGCTGCTGAGGTTTATGCCCTCTCACATGCAATAACAATGGCGGTGAAGCTGGGAGTGGTACGGGTGATATTTGAAACGGACAACATGCTATTGATGGAGGCTATGGAACTAACTTGTGCGGATGCATCAGCGTATGCTGCGGTCATAGAGGACATGAAATACCAACTGAAGATCTGGTTCTCCCAACAGAAGATTTCGCTTTGTCGTCGAGAAGCTAACGGTGTCGCGCATCAACTAGCTTGTATTGGTCGTATGTATGAAACAAATCACTTTGAGGAGTGGGAAAACATTGTTCCTGCCCAAGTGGCAGTTTGTGTTGAGGGGGATTTGGCCTCACACCGTCCTAGTTAATGAGAATTGGTGTTGCCTTAAAAAAACGATGGAGTGGCTGTGGCAGTCAGCGCCCGCATGGCTCGAGTTGATCGATGCAAATCAGTGAATACGTAGAGAAAATTATAGAACGGTCTGTATATGAATACCTgaaacaaatttaaaaattgtATTTCAGGTATTTGGAACCACGAGGACTAGAGGTGACCATCGACACAAGTTTACGAACCTAGAGTGATTTTTTCTCATTACCAAAAATAGGTGCAGGCCCCGAATGTTTCATTGGACcccagcccagcccagcccagcccagcATAAGAGCCTCTAGCAGGGCCAGCTGCCATATCGTCCTCCGATGTAGGAAGTGCAGCGCGGATGGCgatggcggaggcggaggcggaggcggaggcggaggttcCCGCAGCGTCGCTCTTCGGTGCGGACTGCCGCCTCTGCTCAGCCGACGTGCTCTCGCCCCCCGAGGTCTGTCATACGCCAACTTCCCTCGTCCGCCTCTGCCTCTGATCGAATCGACATGCTTTGCTTCTATTGTGTGTGGCCAACTCGATAGGTTCGGGCAAGGATCGAGGTGGCGGTGCTCAATTTCCTCGCCTTGCTTTCGTCTCCCTCTTCTCCGTCCATCTCCGTCCTCCCCCTGGTACGGCGGTTCATAAACCCCAAACCCTCCATCTCATCTCATCTGATCCCATAATCGCAGTCATGGCTGTTTCATCCATGTAACTAATTAAAAGCTCGGCAAGCTTGACCCCATGCTACTTGGAATGTTTGTGACGCTGTTATTAGGTCCCAGTTTCATAATCCAGTTCTTCTGTTTAGCGATGATGGTTGTTCATTTATGGATTCTTGTTTTGTGTTCCCAATGTTTTGCATACCCTGTAGTTGGTTGTAGCTTCCAGTCAACATGATCTTGGCACAGTTTACTACTGTAGTACATACTGTACATATTTACCGTTGATAAATGCATTGTGACTGTCTGATTAAGTGTTGTCGGCACAACAGATTTCCCGCAAGTCCACCAACTGCAGCCTGCGCAGCGGCTTGCTGAGTGATGTTTCATCGGTGTATCTGTCCTACGCCTTCTGCAAGAGGTCGCTAATGAGAGAAAATGATGCCAAGGCATTCGTcagaggttgttgttgttgttgttgatttctgCAGTATCTCAGGAATGCATTCTTCATAATTGGACACATCTTTTCAGTCATTTAAAATGCTTGTGTAATTTTGATAGTATGGAAAGTCATGGAGATGTGCTACAAGATCTTGGGCGAAGGGAAGCTTGTCACCCAGCGGGAGTTGTTCTACAAACTACTGTCGGACTCACCCAAGTACTTCAGCTGTCAGCGTCATGTGAATCAAACCATCCAAGGTCCTCAAAACTCAAACACTGCACTTTGTTCTTGTTCCGTCATCGTGAAACATATCCATAGTCCGTTACTCATATTTTGCACTTTGCTCTTGTGTAGATGTTGTTTCATTGCTCCGTTGCACAAGGCAGAGTTTAGGAATCATGGCATCAAGTAGAGGGGCACTGATTGGACGACTTGTGTTGCATGTGTGTGTATGCTGAAAAGTGGTTTGCCTGATACAAATATGTGCTGTCTGTTAAGGGAATCAATACAACTCTTGTTTGCCTCCTCATGAAACTGCAACAGCCTCAACTTTGTGTTCATCTTAGGAACCAGAGGAAGAACACATCGATTGTTCCATTCTCGGACCTTCTGGGCATGCCATTACTGGGGATCTGAACCAATTGAGCAGATTAAATTTGTCTTCAGATGCCCGTTATCTCATTCTAGTGGAGAAGGTACTGTTTTTGCCCTTTACAATACATTACTGTATTCCACTTGATTTAATTCCAGCTGACAGCCCTCTATTTGAACAAGGATGCCATATTTCAGAGGCTGGCTGAAGACCGCTTATATAATCAGCTTCCATGTATCCTGATCACTGCAAAAGGATATCCTGATATCGCAACGAGGTTCTGTAACTCCAATCCACCCCGTTATATTGTCGGCTACACAATTTATTCGTACTGATCCAACTTATCTTTTAATGTTCTGAAACAGGTTTATCTTGCATCGACTGAGCCAGACTTTTCCAAATATGCCAATATTTGCATTAGTGGACTGGTTAAGCCCTTTCTAatgtttttcttttttgagaACGGAAGCACTTTCTAATGTTAATACTATGTGTACTATTTTGGTTGTTTGTTTTCTGGATAAAGTTAGATTCCTTCCCAATTCAGGAACCCTGCAGGGCTCTCTATACTGTGTACTTACAAATATGGAAGCATATCAATGGGCTTGGAATCATACAGATACGGTATTCCTTTGGATTATCAAAGCTTGACCAAGCCCACATTTTCAGAATGACATTAATGATATTCTTCAATTCCAGCTTGCAATGTAAAATGGCTTGGCCTAAGAGGAGATGATCTGCAGCTTATCCCTCAGAGTTCATTCCAAGAGTTGAAACCTCGTGATTTGCAGGTCGCCAAAAGCTTGCTGTCATCTAAGTTTCTTCAGGTGTGTCTGCTATTTCTCAACTTTCAGAGCATGTGGTGTGTTGAAAATATAAAAGTCCAATTTGATTACAACCAGACAAGTATACAGAGCAATTCTTTACGTAATCTTCAGAGTGTATTCATGTAGCAACAGATAACATTTCCATCATCCATATTTGGAGCCACCTAATACCTTGTCGGCTCTGATAAACTGGCGTAGTTGAGAGATGCATGACTAACGATATGTCCGGGTTAATTTGACCATGACATTGGCTCACAAAATCAAGAGCTCTGAAATGCACCGAGCATCTTCCCTGGGTATATTCCACGGCTGAGTATGGGGCATAAAATGTTTTGTTGAACTTGAGTATGGGGCATAAATGGCAGTGTTAAGCATGTATCTACTTCTcaggtcaagtttcacttgttACGAGAAGTTTTAATTCCTTTAAATACACTCCCATATGCAATCAACTGATCATCCTGAACGCAAAACCAGTACGCACATTGCAAGTCTTCCGAAACTATTCATGTGTGTTATGGACCATCTGACATTATTAGGAGTCAATTACTGTCTTCTCTGAATTGCATTACAGCGCCAAGGAGACTGCCTAGTGCATTGCCCCTCCAACTTGGATGCCACCAAGCATTTGGGATTTTGGGTGATGTCATATTTTTTAAGTTAAGCTGCGTTGTGCCTGCAGGACACGCACAGAGCGGAGTTGACACGGATGGTCGAGACGGGCACGCGTGCTGAGATCGAAGCTCTCTATTGCCATGGTTTTGATTTCCTGGGGAAGTTCATCGCCAGGAAGATTGTGCAGG harbors:
- the LOC123408753 gene encoding meiotic recombination protein SPO11-2 isoform X2, with the translated sequence MAMAEAEAEAEAEVPAASLFGADCRLCSADVLSPPEVRARIEVAVLNFLALLSSPSSPSISVLPLISRKSTNCSLRSGLLSDVSSVYLSYAFCKRSLMRENDAKAFVRVWKVMEMCYKILGEGKLVTQRELFYKLLSDSPKYFSCQRHVNQTIQDVVSLLRCTRQSLGIMASSRGALIGRLVLHEPEEEHIDCSILGPSGHAITGDLNQLSRLNLSSDARYLILVEKRLAEDRLYNQLPCILITAKGYPDIATRFILHRLSQTFPNMPIFALVDWNPAGLSILCTYKYGSISMGLESYRYACNVKWLGLRGDDLQLIPQSSFQELKPRDLQVAKSLLSSKFLQDTHRAELTRMVETGTRAEIEALYCHGFDFLGKFIARKIVQGDYI
- the LOC123408753 gene encoding meiotic recombination protein SPO11-2 isoform X1, which translates into the protein MAMAEAEAEAEAEVPAASLFGADCRLCSADVLSPPEVRARIEVAVLNFLALLSSPSSPSISVLPLISRKSTNCSLRSGLLSDVSSVYLSYAFCKRSLMRENDAKAFVRVWKVMEMCYKILGEGKLVTQRELFYKLLSDSPKYFSCQRHVNQTIQDVVSLLRCTRQSLGIMASSRGALIGRLVLHEPEEEHIDCSILGPSGHAITGDLNQLSRLNLSSDARYLILVEKDAIFQRLAEDRLYNQLPCILITAKGYPDIATRFILHRLSQTFPNMPIFALVDWNPAGLSILCTYKYGSISMGLESYRYACNVKWLGLRGDDLQLIPQSSFQELKPRDLQVAKSLLSSKFLQDTHRAELTRMVETGTRAEIEALYCHGFDFLGKFIARKIVQGDYI